In the Anaerobranca californiensis DSM 14826 genome, GATTGGAGAAGGGGATAAAGGAAAAATTTTAGTAGGTGGAGCTCTGGTAACAGCAGCAGCACTAAAGAAAGCTGAAAATTTAGGAGTAATTGGTGTGATCTCTGGAGGAATACTAGATAGTGACTTACACCAATTTTTAGGCTACGAAATAGGAGTGGCCATAACTGGCCATGAAGATATCAATATAACTTTGATAATTACTGAGGGATTTGGAGAAATCCCCATGGCTGATAAAACTTTTAACCTTTTAGCTAGCTTAGAAGGTAAAATGGCTTCTATTAATGGTGCCACTCAAATTAGGGCTGGGGTACTAAGACCAGAAGTAATTGTACCTCAAGAGTTTGGAGAAATGAAGGAAAGGTCTGAAACTAAAGGTTTGAACATCGGTACAAGGGTTAGGATAATCCGTACCCCGTATTTTGGCAAACTAGGTACTGTAACGAAACTTCCTATTCAACTAACTACTATCGATACTGAAGCAAAGGTTAGGGTATTAGAGGTACAACTAGATACGGGAGAAAAAGTAATAGTTCCTAGAGCCAATGTTGAAATTATTGAGGGTTAACATTTATTATCACTCTCCTTTTGGGGGGTGATATATTTTATGTAAAAAGTTTAGCTGATGAATTAACATTTGAAATATTTTTTAGTAAAATATATAATTTAAATATACTTTGAAGACAAAGTGAGGAATGAACTGTGGAATTTCAAACTAACAGCAAAATAGAAACGGTAAAACTAGGAAATAAAATAGGAGCTTTATTAAAAAGTGGAGATATTTTAATATTAGAAGGTGATTTAGGGGCAGGGAAAACAACATTTACCCAAGGATTAGCCAAAGGGTTAGGAATAGATGATTATGTAAAAAGTCCTACCTTTACTTATGTAATGGAATACAGAGGAATAATCCCCCTTTATCATTTTGATTTATATCGCCTAAGGGATCCCGAAGAACTCTATGATTTAGGTTTTGAAGATTTCATTGATCAAGGAGGAGTTTTGGTGATGGAATGGGGTTCTTTGGTAGAAGATATGTTATCAAATGATGGATATGAGTACATAAAAATCTCCCTATTAAAGACGGGAGAAAATACTAGAACAGTTAAAATATGGGATACACCCAAAGGGCAAAGTTTGTACAAGGAGCTGAGTAGATAAA is a window encoding:
- the tsaE gene encoding tRNA (adenosine(37)-N6)-threonylcarbamoyltransferase complex ATPase subunit type 1 TsaE — encoded protein: MEFQTNSKIETVKLGNKIGALLKSGDILILEGDLGAGKTTFTQGLAKGLGIDDYVKSPTFTYVMEYRGIIPLYHFDLYRLRDPEELYDLGFEDFIDQGGVLVMEWGSLVEDMLSNDGYEYIKISLLKTGENTRTVKIWDTPKGQSLYKELSR